The genomic segment ATGAAAAAATGTGCAGTTAATGGTTCAATGCCCATTTGTACTAAGCCTGGCGCAATCACACTTGCTGCTACGGCATAGGCGGCGGTTGTAGGCATGCCCATGCCAAGAATAATGGCCACTAGCATGGCAAAAAATAGTGCAATGAGTTGGCTATTGCCGGCTAAATTTAAAAGCATGGCTGAAAATCGGGTGCCGATACCTGTTAGTGCAATCACGCCGACAATGACTCCAGCCGCCGCACACACTGCCACCAATTGCAATGACATTTTTGCCGCAATTTCAAAGGCATATAAAATCATTTTTGTGGTCATTTTATGTGGAGTGAACCAGCTTACAACAGCAGCAGAAACCATGGCTAACGTACCTGCACGTATAACAGAATAGCCTAAAAAGAGTGCGATAATTAAAATGAAAATTGGTAAAAACAAAAAACATTGCCGCGCAAGCAGCGCAAATTTAGGTAAGTCGCTGCGTGGCAAACCTTGCATTCCCAATTTAAGCGCGGCTTTGTCTACCATAAAATAGATTGACAAAAAATAAAGTAGTGCAGGTATGATTGCGGCAAAGACAATATCGCGATAAGCCAGCCCCGTGATTTCTGCCATGATAAATGCACCTGCGCCCATAATCGGAGGCAGAATTTGTCCGCCCGATGATGCGGCCGCCTCTATAGCCGCAGAGGTTTGGGGTTTATAGCCAACCTTTTTCATGAGAGGAATGGTAAGTGAGCCGGTTGACACCACATTGCCAGCGGATGTGCCATTAATGGTGCCCATCAAGGCAGAGGAGAATACCGCGACTTTTGCTGGCCCACCGCGTGCACCTCCGGCAACTGCAAAGGCGAAATTAATGAAATATTCACCAACTTTGCTGGCTTGTAAAAAGGCGGCAAAGGTAATAAATAAAATGATATAGGTTGAGGAGATGGCAGTAGTTGGACCAAGCACGCCATTGTCCGTATATAAAAAGGTGAAAAAACGTGCCGCAGGATAGCCTTGATGTTGCAGTACGCCAGGCAGCCATGGGCCAATAAAACCATAGGCAATAAAAACACAGACGATGATTACTAATGCTAAACCCGCCAAGCGCCGTGTTAATTCGAGGATGAGAATAATACCAGCAATGGCGGCGTACATATCGTTGATATGTGGAAAGACTTGGGCGCGCATACGCAAAAATTCTGCATGACTAATAATGTACAGCCCCACTGATAAGGCAGCCAATGTCAATAAAATATCGGGTAAGCTAAATTTTTCACGTGCTTTGGCAGGCGTTAACCACGCACATATCACGGCAAGGGTTGTACCAATAAAAATAGGATAACCAAAGGTATATTGCATTTTGTCTTTGGGTGCGCCCATTGGGATTAAATTGTCACTGACCACAGCATAAATGATTTGTCCTAATGCAACGAAAATTGCCAAAGCCGCTGGGATGAGTATAAGCCATAGATAGGTGGGTATGGGAGCAAAAAACGTGTGGTCTTGATTAGGGTTTGCAGAGAGTATGAAATTACGCGCCGAATAAATCATATAGCCAAGCATTAAACCGCCTGTGACATGCACTAAGCGATAAACCCATGTTTCTAAAGGATAAAAGTTCATGACAGCAATGTGAAACACGGTATAGAGTATGCAGGCAAATGCAAGCACTGCCGCGATTTTGCCACTGAACACACGCTGATTGTTT from the Ostreibacterium oceani genome contains:
- a CDS encoding TRAP transporter permease → MNQSTNQPSHEHTIATSENIAQGVDNEVILNNQRVFSGKIAAVLAFACILYTVFHIAVMNFYPLETWVYRLVHVTGGLMLGYMIYSARNFILSANPNQDHTFFAPIPTYLWLILIPAALAIFVALGQIIYAVVSDNLIPMGAPKDKMQYTFGYPIFIGTTLAVICAWLTPAKAREKFSLPDILLTLAALSVGLYIISHAEFLRMRAQVFPHINDMYAAIAGIILILELTRRLAGLALVIIVCVFIAYGFIGPWLPGVLQHQGYPAARFFTFLYTDNGVLGPTTAISSTYIILFITFAAFLQASKVGEYFINFAFAVAGGARGGPAKVAVFSSALMGTINGTSAGNVVSTGSLTIPLMKKVGYKPQTSAAIEAAASSGGQILPPIMGAGAFIMAEITGLAYRDIVFAAIIPALLYFLSIYFMVDKAALKLGMQGLPRSDLPKFALLARQCFLFLPIFILIIALFLGYSVIRAGTLAMVSAAVVSWFTPHKMTTKMILYAFEIAAKMSLQLVAVCAAAGVIVGVIALTGIGTRFSAMLLNLAGNSQLIALFFAMLVAIILGMGMPTTAAYAVAASVIAPGLVQMGIEPLTAHFFIFFFAVMSAITPPVALAAYAGAGIAQTDPMKTSVESFKYGLAAFVIPFMFFYTPGMLMQGSGVENFHAFSSAALGIFMLTSAIQGWFFGRVIPVLRIVLFFAALAMISGGIVSDIIGLATGALLFAIQKRFITPKNVVKGLD